ATGGACAAAACTCTTCATATCGTGGGCGGCGGCATGGCCGGTTCCGAGGCGGCCTGGCAGGCGGCGCGGCTGGGTGTCGACGTGGTGATCCACGAGATGCGGCCCAAGGTGGAAACCTTCGCCCATCGCACCGGCAACCTGGCCGAGATGGTCTGTTCCAACTCCTTCCGCTCGGATGACGACGAGCAGAACGCCGTGGGCCTCCTGCACTGGGAGATGCGCCAGGCGGGTTCGCTGATCATGACCACCGCCGACGAGCACCGCCTGCCCGCGGGCGGCGCGCTGGCGGTCGACCGCGATCCCTTCTCAGAGAGCGTCACCGCCAAGCTGATGGCCCTGCCCAACGTCTCGGTCAGCGGCGAGGAGATCACCGCGCTTCCCGACGAGGGGCACTGGATCTTCGCCACCGGCCCGCTGACCTCGGGCACGCTCGGCAAGGCGCTGCAGGACGAGACCGGCGCCGAGGCGCTGGCCTTCTTCGACGCCATCGCCCCGATCGTCTATTTCGACACGATCGACATGGACACGGCCTGGCTGCAGAGCCGCTACGACAAGGGCGAGACCGAGGAAGAGCAGAAGGCCTACATCAACTGCCCGATGGACAAGCCGCAGTACGAGGCCTTCATCGACGCGCTGCTCGCCGCCGAGAAGACCGAGTTCCACGAGGGCGAGACCGCGGGTTACTTCGACGGCTGCCTGCCGATCGAGGTCATGGCCGAGCGCGGCCGCGAGACGCTGCGCCACGGGCCGATGAAGCCGATCGGCCTCACCAACCCGCACAATCCCGAACAGAAGGCCTATGCCGTGGTGCAGCTGCGCCGCGACAATGCGCTTGGCACGCTCTACAACATCGTCGGCTTCCAGACGAAGATGAAATACGGCGCGCAGACTGAGGTCTTCCGCCGCATCCCGGGGCTGGAGAACGCCGGCTTCGCGCGTCTGGGGGGCATCCACCGCAACACCTTCCTCAACTCGCCGACGCTGCTCGATGCGCAGATGCGCCTGCGCTCGCGCCCGAACCTGCGCTTCGCCGGGCAGATCACCGGCGTCGAGGGCTATGTCGAGAGCGCCTCGATGGGGCTGGTCGCGGGCCGGCTCGCCGCCGCCGAGATACTCGGGACCGAGCTGCCGGCCGTGCCGCAGGACAGCGCCCATGGCGCGCTCATCCACCACATCACCGGCGGCGCCGAGGCCAAGACCTTCCAGCCGATGAACGTGAACTTCGGCCTGTTCCGCCCGCTCGACGGGCTGCGCGGCGGCCGCCGCGGCCGCAAGGACCGCTACAAGGGCTACACCGACCGCGCCAAGGAGGTGTGGCAGGAGTGGCTCGCGGCGCAGGAGGTGCCCGCGTGAACTATGTGCTCGCCCTGCTGCTGCCGCCGCTGTCGATCCTGCTGACCGGGCGGCCGATCCTCGGCATCCTCGTCTTCCTGATCTGGGTGCCGGCGGTCATCTTCTCGGGCGGGCTCACGCATCCGATGTTCATCCTGCTGGCCTGGGTGCTGATCTACCAGTCCGGCGAGGAGCGCCGCACCCGGC
The Salipiger sp. H15 DNA segment above includes these coding regions:
- the trmFO gene encoding methylenetetrahydrofolate--tRNA-(uracil(54)-C(5))-methyltransferase (FADH(2)-oxidizing) TrmFO; protein product: MDKTLHIVGGGMAGSEAAWQAARLGVDVVIHEMRPKVETFAHRTGNLAEMVCSNSFRSDDDEQNAVGLLHWEMRQAGSLIMTTADEHRLPAGGALAVDRDPFSESVTAKLMALPNVSVSGEEITALPDEGHWIFATGPLTSGTLGKALQDETGAEALAFFDAIAPIVYFDTIDMDTAWLQSRYDKGETEEEQKAYINCPMDKPQYEAFIDALLAAEKTEFHEGETAGYFDGCLPIEVMAERGRETLRHGPMKPIGLTNPHNPEQKAYAVVQLRRDNALGTLYNIVGFQTKMKYGAQTEVFRRIPGLENAGFARLGGIHRNTFLNSPTLLDAQMRLRSRPNLRFAGQITGVEGYVESASMGLVAGRLAAAEILGTELPAVPQDSAHGALIHHITGGAEAKTFQPMNVNFGLFRPLDGLRGGRRGRKDRYKGYTDRAKEVWQEWLAAQEVPA